In the Actinomycetota bacterium genome, one interval contains:
- a CDS encoding GerMN domain-containing protein: protein MRTRERDAAFKDFYRVESPRLLRLATITGEADWNDFVRRAHWSLYARRATAALGAVALVVIAVFAAVTLRPAPDLDPAPLSPVDTPASPQPEATAASKQQVKVPMSESELWFVMDGRLSWGTTALGGRISADLADDDAIAQKAAFWLTILVGGPTGPDREVGATTAIPHKTELLHVGRDGRTLTVDLSSGFTSGGGSLARQLRVAQVIYTATQFEGIDAARILIDGQQLEAIGGERLDHSDPLTRRDFQERAPAIVVEEPRPEQEIADGAIVSGFANVFEANVSIRLRGAEGKLLVKDFTTATCGSGCWGDFTYELDFQVEAPQEGRLEVLTHSAEDGSERDVISIPVMLVP, encoded by the coding sequence ATGCGGACCAGAGAACGTGATGCAGCGTTCAAGGACTTCTATCGAGTCGAGTCGCCGCGCCTGCTGCGGCTGGCGACGATTACCGGCGAAGCAGACTGGAACGACTTCGTGCGACGCGCCCACTGGTCGCTCTACGCCCGGCGGGCCACCGCCGCCCTCGGTGCCGTCGCGCTCGTGGTCATCGCGGTGTTCGCGGCCGTGACCTTGCGCCCTGCGCCCGACCTCGATCCCGCCCCGCTGTCTCCGGTCGACACTCCGGCCTCACCTCAGCCCGAGGCGACTGCAGCCTCCAAGCAGCAGGTCAAGGTGCCGATGTCGGAGTCCGAACTGTGGTTCGTCATGGACGGGCGCCTGTCGTGGGGAACCACCGCGCTCGGGGGTCGCATCTCGGCGGATCTCGCGGACGACGATGCGATCGCGCAGAAGGCGGCGTTCTGGCTGACGATCCTCGTGGGCGGCCCGACCGGGCCGGACCGAGAGGTAGGCGCGACCACCGCGATTCCGCACAAGACCGAGCTGCTCCACGTAGGGCGCGACGGACGGACGTTGACGGTCGACCTCAGCTCCGGTTTCACCTCGGGTGGAGGCAGTCTCGCGAGACAGCTGCGCGTCGCGCAGGTGATCTACACCGCCACGCAGTTCGAAGGCATCGACGCGGCCCGGATCTTGATCGACGGACAGCAGCTCGAAGCGATCGGCGGTGAACGGCTCGACCACTCCGACCCGCTGACGCGCCGGGACTTCCAGGAGCGGGCCCCCGCGATCGTGGTGGAAGAGCCACGCCCCGAACAGGAGATCGCCGACGGGGCGATCGTGTCAGGGTTCGCGAACGTCTTCGAGGCGAACGTCTCGATCAGGTTGCGGGGCGCCGAGGGAAAGCTGCTGGTAAAGGATTTCACCACCGCCACCTGCGGCAGCGGTTGCTGGGGCGACTTCACCTATGAGCTGGACTTCCAGGTCGAAGCGCCCCAGGAAGGGCGCCTGGAGGTGCTGACCCACTCGGCCGAGGATGGATCCGAGCGCGACGTGATCTCGATCCCCGTGATGCTGGTTCCGTGA